From the genome of Drosophila gunungcola strain Sukarami chromosome 3L unlocalized genomic scaffold, Dgunungcola_SK_2 000005F, whole genome shotgun sequence:
CGCGGGATTAAGACTTCTAGAAAAGCTGACAGCGGCGTGGGAGTTAATAAGGACTAAGGACGGCGGCGGGGGATTTTTAAAACGACGAAGGTTATGGATACATAGTTTTGACTGCGGCGGGGGATTTCAAGTTCAGCAGCGTGGGATTATTAGGGCGTTTAGGCGAGGGCGCTAGGGATATTTCTAAAACGACTGTTGGAATTCATGAATATTAATGACTGCGGCGTTGGAGGCAGGCGGCGTGGAGTGCGAAGTTGGACTGCGGCGTGGGATAAGCAAAATCAATTCGGCGGCGTGGGGTCCAGTGTTTGTTGACGGCGGCGTGGGATTTTGCTAAGTTTTGACTGCGTCGTGGGAGAACCTGACTGCGGCGCTGGGCTCGAGGACTGCGGCGTGGGAGCTTCGACGGCGGCGAGGGATCCTCTTCGGTTCAAGATCTTCGGTCTAATTCCAGAGATATAATCACGGAGTCTGTCATGGCGTCGTACCAGTCCATTTATTGATAGTTCAAAGCTGATATACTTATTTTATGCCGTGATCATCGTCCCAATATCCGCACCCCTGACTCAGCCCATCTCTGGACAATTCATCATTTGTACACATATATTAACACTTCTGGAATACCGGAAAGCAACCCCAATATTAACGACGATGTTGGACGTGCTCCGAATCGAATGCACAATAAATTGtagtttgaaaaaatgaaaatgtaaattgatTTTACTGGGTTCCTTGAAGAGGAATATCATGTTTAAACAGAAAGGTTTCCATAAGGACTGGAGTAAGAATTTCCATGGACTGTGCGGCCGCCTTGAGGTACACTATTGGATGTTTGATTATATGCTGGATAAAAAGTTCCATTGCTCCTTCCGGAGAGAAGTGCTGGGGTGTCGATCTGACCTTGGCGAACGTTTGGTTGGAACCAGCCCGATGGAAAAGCTTCTGGCTGCGAATTATTACTGGCTATCCAGCCGTTTGAAGCACTACCTGATGTCGCGCCGTAAAAGCCGTGATTGGTGGGGAACCAAGTTCGATTCTGGGGGGATGATGAAAATCCTGGAGTTTTGAAAGCAGATTGGTTATTCGTTGGCACAATCCAATTAGGCGCTACCATGGTACGGGTATATGTTTTGATTTCGGGACCAAAGGCCAAGTTATTGTATGCTCCATTATGGGTGCGGGCAGGCGTAAAAATTGTAGCGTTGGCACGACGTTGAACTGGACCGGAAACTCGTGCTACTACCAAAACCCGGAATTGCAGATGTCCAAAAAGCATAGCTGAATGGAGGCCGAATGGTTTGTTAGTAaagtttcaattaaaaacttatatatattttctaccCAAGATTATGACCAAGTGAAACGACGAAAACATCTTCGCGTACATTCTCATCAAAATTCACACCGGAACTGTGTTTGGAAACCCACTTAGACATTGTGCACAAGTGCCAACAATGCCCAGGTTATCAAGATTGTTTTTCAGAAGTATATATTattgtatatgtatgtttgtgttagtaataatattaatataacgTCTATTTACAGTTCGTCATCTCTCTTTGCTCTTATCAATTTCCATGAACTGGGAACACCAAATTAAAATGCTGGTTTGACGAAATCATCTCTGGCAAGTATATATGTTATGTCTAtctatatacataaataaagaTTACTTTAGAAGCAGTATCCGATGTTGGCTGAACCTACATATGTACCTCAGCCGCGAGTCATCGCAAAAAGACCCTCGCAACTGCCTCGTCGAACTATTTGTATGTCTAAAAAGTGGTAGGTTAGACGTGGATCCGGAAGTAGATGACGAACTATTAAACTCACCAGCACCACAAAAACGAGCGCAGTTAAATTTCTGCTCGTTTAGATAGAGCTGCATATTACTCCCGCAAATGGGATTATACTGCGAAGTAGTGGGGCAGCTACCAAAGCAGTTCAGAAATTCCTGTGTCGGAGGCGGAACTGGTACGAATGGAGTGATTGCTCCGGGTATTTTAACATTGTTGACCAGTACCAAGTTAGAGGTTGTGAAGGAGAACGGCCCTGGTGTCGTTGTCTCAGCGCTAGCCAATGGTTTTcctaatttttgaaaaattagagGGTCCTGGGTTGCCCCCAACTGACTTAAGCAAGACAAAATCAAAACTGATTGCCAGTTGCTGCACATCGTTAATCGAATCCGCAAGCTTTTAACTTAAATCGCTGCCTGAGTGAAACTGAAGCGAAATACACCTGTACATTAAAAAACGTCAGCATGATAGAGGCAGAGGCGTGCTAAGAATTTTGTCAAGGggtaaatttgttaattagtttaatttagttaatttgGTGCTTCAAATACTGAAAGTTAAGCATATTtacttgttttattaaatcttaaatgtatttcttaTTCGTTAAAATGCTTGCGCCACTGAATACAGGTTTTTGAAGGCGTCTATCTCTGGAAAATCCAGTTCTATAAAATAACAGCAatcagtttttagtttattattttcagtttaaaTCTATAATAAGCTATTGTGGAACCACCAGAAATCCCTGATTTGACTCATCAAACATCTAGTTTGGTAAGTTCCGACAAGCAAGTGTAAAATACATGCATATCTTagccaataataatattgttgtAGGGAACTGTTGTTACCCGAGGCCCCGGCATTGAATATGTAGGTGAGACATATTGCATAGAACGCTCCAATTTTTGGTAGTTTTAGAGATTCCTACAAAGCCGATGCTAgctgaaatttgttttcattttgtattgtgtttaaatatatacactaACTTGCAATCCGGTTCTTTTACTTACAGTTTGAAGTGCGAGGAACACTTATTGGTTCGGGGACATTATTAATTGCAACAGCACCTTGCGAAAGCGAGTCTTGTGGGCTTTTCGGATTCATGGATCGCTCGAAATCTGGACTCAATGTTCTTTGTAGGCATTTGCCCATATGTAGGCTTCGCCGAGACCGACCACAGCGACAGACAGCAACTAAGTTTTTGTACATCTCTGGAGACACGAAACTTGATTCGCCCTGCTTGTTGTGCAGGATTGGGCATAACTCTATGGAAACTTCTGGTTAgaactttaaattgaaaatttaagtttaaataaagtttaccTTGGAGTTTTAGCCGGTCCGTTAGTTGAGAATCAATCTCATTTTGGTggtaaaatttgttaatt
Proteins encoded in this window:
- the LOC128259529 gene encoding uncharacterized protein LOC128259529, with amino-acid sequence MRMYAKMFSSFHLVIILAMLFGHLQFRVLVVARVSGPVQRRANATIFTPARTHNGAYNNLAFGPEIKTYTRTMVAPNWIVPTNNQSAFKTPGFSSSPQNRTWFPTNHGFYGATSGSASNGWIASNNSQPEAFPSGWFQPNVRQGQIDTPALLSGRSNGTFYPAYNQTSNSVPQGGRTVHGNSYSSPYGNLSV
- the LOC128259535 gene encoding uncharacterized protein LOC128259535, whose product is MCSNWQSVLILSCLSQLGATQDPLIFQKLGKPLASAETTTPGPFSFTTSNLVLVNNVKIPGAITPFVPVPPPTQEFLNCFGSCPTTSQYNPICGSNMQLYLNEQKFNCARFCGADIQIVRRGSCEGLFAMTRG
- the LOC128259318 gene encoding LOW QUALITY PROTEIN: uncharacterized protein LOC128259318 (The sequence of the model RefSeq protein was modified relative to this genomic sequence to represent the inferred CDS: inserted 1 base in 1 codon); the protein is MEPAKVIGKLKEQVRMEHKSRRSFSKVWTQVSDKQINKFYHQNEIDSQLTDRLKLQELCPILHNKQGESSFVSPEMYKNLVAVCRCGRSRRSLHMGKCLQRTLSPDFERSMNPKSPQDSLSQGAVAINNVPEPISVPRTSNSSIGFVGISXNYQKLERSMQYVSPTYSMPGPRVTTVPYNNIIIG